The window tctccccttgatcttcttcttctaatttcttattGTGcctctccaacttcctcaaggtaataatttttttccttctatttttcacttttggctaattcttcttcgatcaaaatcttgagaatcgatctaaaccctgaatccccaaattctcaaatccctaatccgagaaacttcttagttcttcggactagtgaccttcattgatcgattgggtgtgaccatgcaagatcgggaggtctcatccctcgccggatccgacctaagtagtaattgaattccatactccatggttgtagtgatggcccgctccattgcatgtttcctttatgattttcttagttatgatgattactgttggaattttatatcatttattccttttatttccgctgtttaattatctccatgagcatgtatcataattagggttgtctTGCGTCACCTCACCCTATAGATGTCACTGCCCAAAGATGAAGGTTCAGTAGCAGTTCTATGATTTTAGAAAtaagtggatgggttagaaaatttCGGCTGATTTTTCACAGCCATACAATTGTTCAgctaattgtggcccatttgacttgtggaccaacctgattcttggaatAAGGAATTTACAGTGGTACCCTtataatggatggcttggatattgcagcTGTCCACCATGCTGGCATACgtggtggcatgtgcattagcCAACTTGTACACACGtgtaggcttagcaaagctcatgaTGGGTCGGTCCTGTGGTGTATGGGATATGAGTCAAGAAATCCACCAAATGATCCTAACACTATGATTGGCCCCCATTAAATCTGGGTGACCAGTCATAACTGTCCATATTCATTGGATTGCCTAGATAATTTGAAGAGAGATATAAGGGCAGGCCCATCACATGATGGGCCCCAACAGCACATTTATACCATTTCCGGCAGTTCCCATTTATACCATTCCTGACAGGCCCCACTTACACCCAccttttagtgatccaaattgttcatatcatgAGTCCAGTGGTATATGGGAgacagtttaaaaaaaaaaaaaaagaagctccaaATGATCCTGACAGTTTGATTGCATCCGGGCCAACGGTCGTAGTTGCCCACATCCATCGGATTACTGTGAGAGAAACTGGGGCAGGCCCATCCCATCATGGGGCCTGACAGCTTGGGTTACGGAAAAGATAGGTCCCACTAGTACCACTCTCAGATTGAACCCCAAAAAAATTGATTGAGCATTGTGTGATGCCACAGTAACATGAAATAACTAAGTGTgtatggttgcaccaaatatcatgaaatttcatgactaatCAGTGCAATtttgtgcaaaatatcatgatatttggtgccacCAAACACACCCAAAGAAAAAAAGCAGCAAAATTAAGATAATCCAATAAAATGAGAGAGAATGGTTAGCCAACCATACCTATGGTcaataaataggaaaaaagaagCCCAAACGGTGATAGGAAAACCTCAGCCAAGTAAAGGATTGTGCTATATGAGGATCCCAACACAACCCGAGCCGTGGAAAAACACAACCGTCCCATCTTGGCAAACATGCACCAAACAGGTGAGATGAGCTCTACAACCTCCATGACCGGCCCCATCAATGGTTTTGTTAGCAACGATATTGCCGGTCTGattacatggcccaccatcagaaaCCACTTCACTGATCTCTCGAAATTTTGAAGGAACAACATTGTGCCAAGATACCTAATCCTAGAAATCATCtcccatttttcaatccaatcaAAGAGTGGGCCACAAAGGCTCGCTGCGGTCGCCTTCAAAAGGGGCACGTTCTTGTATAAATCATAAAACCCAATGATAACAGTCACAAGAGAAATCAAGGTGTATAGAGTTCTTGCGAGAGGCGGCATCCATGGACGGTAGGATTTGCACAATATGGGATAGGATTGGAGGAAAATGACCCAAGATGGAAGCCCTGACTCAAGCAATGCAAGGAGCCGGAGATCGGATGTGATTATCTTCCTTAATTTGGAATGAATGTTGCTGTCGTGGAATCGAAATAAAAGCAGTGTATCCAAGAGCTGAGCGAAATTGATATTAGATTCCTCTTTCGAGTCCATACCCTTCACTGATTTCTTTTGCTCACAGTCACCTGGCATAGAAACCGAGTCATGGTATGGTTTGTTGACCGGGTCTAGATAATCCTGTGGATGGCAGTCGGTGTTACATGATTTCCGATCATCACCATGATCATTTGCTTCTGGGGCACATTCTTGAACATCGAAGAACATATTTTCGGGAAAAGATTCAAACTGAGATGTAACGTGAGACAACCGCTCTTTGGAAACAAGAGAAAGATCCTGATGGCAAGTGAGAGGAGCATCCATATTGGATAACAGTTTCAAATTGTGCAGGAGTGATTGAGTTTCGGAAACTGTGCCTGAGAACCACGAAGATATGCAACTCAAAGACTGCTCGATGCTGTTGAATTCCCATTTTTTCATGGTTTTCACTTCCAATGCAAGGGACGTGTCTGCCTGCAAACACAATGGCACAAGAATAGAAGATCTAATGATGATAGCATGGATATAAGGAATTATATGGCGCTGAAAGTCGGAAAAACATATACTCCGACCAGGAACATGCTTTTGTACATGAGGGGCCAATGTGTGGCAATCCAGAATATTGATCTGATGAATGGTCCCCACAATGGTTTCGCctatttttccaaaaaatataCTCTGATGAGGAACATGCTTTTGTACACGAGGGGCCGATGTGTGGTGATCCAGAATATTGATCTGATGAATGGTCCCCACCATGGTTTTGCCTATTTTTCCATCAAATGTTGACTTTTTCCatattgaatggttaggatcttccaattcggGAGATTTTTGTGGCATACCCCACTGATAGTGCCGACCATCACATCGATGGTCCGGATCAGCCCCATGTGTGGAATCGTGTACCTCGGCAGTTTGCTAGCACTTAGCACCCTGTGATTCTAAGTAGGGCTGCAAATTAGGTTCGGGACATCTTGAACCTgattgacccaacccaagttcgggttgggttgtcaaggtcctcgggTCAGGTTAGGTTCAAGTTGGAAAACGCCAAGCCGATTTGAAATCAGGTTGGTTATAGGTTGAGCAAATTCAGTTCAGGTTAGGTCGGATTAGGAatgatcacatgtatttgggtagGGTTGAGTGCAGGGAATTCAGATTGGGTTTTGGTTGGGGCAGCTGGGGTTAGAATTTGGGTTCAGTTAGGTTGCAATTGTGTCCTCTTGAGGTTTGGTCGGGCTCAGattgaccctcaacctgacccaacctgcttGGGTTGCAAACCTAGATGTATGATCATACATGCATACCTGAAGCTCATTCAAGAAGTTGATACCACGCACATCCTTCCAGGTGACCTCAAAGACTATGAAACCATGCAGGGCTTTGGACAAATCcattagaggaaacagtgagTTCTCCTGCCATTTTTTAGCATCTATAACAGAGAACCATCTGGCTAGCTTTTCGTGTTTAGTACTGGTGGATTTAAGATGGTCATTCGTTGCAGTGTTGCTTCCTGAATTTTGGTTCATACATTGCACCCTGGTAATTAAAAAAGGAGACATTCTGTACTGGAAATAAGAAAGGCAAGCATGTCAGTAGGTCCAAATGACCTAAGAAATGATGAGGAGATTTGCATGAAAAGGATCGAGGGCTCCCTCCATGCACACCAACCAATGTGGGACATGCAAGATCCaggctattcatcaggtgggtcccaccatgaacatCGCCCACCCAAAATCAGTCTTATGTGCTCATTGGGCAGGTAACATGTGTATGATGAAGATGAACCACCGGTTGTTTCACTTTGGCCAACCATTTTCCTCAAACATGTGTGGTCTGTCTAATTAGTGGACGTAACTGATTTGTGGGCAAAGGAAATGTTCTAGTGGATGTATGGCCAGGAACTCTCACATGTGCAACATTGGCAAATATGCTCTTCACTCGAATCTCCTTAGCATTTTTTGACGATGGATTGTGGCAAAGCAGTTAACACAGTGAGAGGGGGATTGAAGTAACCTTGGCGACCATCAATTTCCATAACTTTGTTGATTTAGGGTGCTTGTTCATAAACCATGGCCGGTTATCGACAAGGATGAGGAGTTTATTACTCACGGGGGCAAAATATAAGAATATCCGTGACAAATAAGACTGTATATCCCTGCAGAAAGCATGCCATAAAATTCATTGAACATCTAACACCATCCATTAGAACAGCTATATAAACTGAAAATACATGCACAAATGTCTAAATAGGCATAGGAAATTAGGAATAGCAATTGCAAATTTCCCAACTTTGGTCATCATTGTGAATTAAACCAATGCTACCTCTATTTTGGTCATTTCTTCTATATTGAATTGTATTATTAAAACTCAGTTCAACCGAGAATCCAGACACACCATTGGCATTATGATACTGGTAGCCTAAGTTCACTGGGGATGTAGACTGAAAACTATGTGGATCGAACTGACAGCAAACTAGGAATGGTTCTGAATATCAGAGGGTGTATGAGCCCGGCTGAAAACCAGCACAAGACACACACATTGTATCCATATCGGACCATATTGGCAG is drawn from Magnolia sinica isolate HGM2019 chromosome 5, MsV1, whole genome shotgun sequence and contains these coding sequences:
- the LOC131246834 gene encoding uncharacterized protein LOC131246834 isoform X1, coding for METLPDVYPLTSLQIGDIQSYLSRIFLYFAPVSNKLLILVDNRPWFMNKHPKSTKLWKLMVAKYRMSPFLITRVQCMNQNSGSNTATNDHLKSTSTKHEKLARWFSVIDAKKWQENSLFPLMDLSKALHGFIVFEVTWKDVRGINFLNELQADTSLALEVKTMKKWEFNSIEQSLSCISSWFSGTVSETQSLLHNLKLLSNMDAPLTCHQDLSLVSKERLSHVTSQFESFPENMFFDVQECAPEANDHGDDRKSCNTDCHPQDYLDPVNKPYHDSVSMPGDCEQKKSVKGMDSKEESNINFAQLLDTLLLFRFHDSNIHSKLRKIITSDLRLLALLESGLPSWVIFLQSYPILCKSYRPWMPPLARTLYTLISLVTVIIGFYDLYKNVPLLKATAASLCGPLFDWIEKWEMISRIRYLGTMLFLQNFERSVKWFLMVGHVIRPAISLLTKPLMGPVMEVVELISPVWCMFAKMGRLCFSTARVVLGSSYSTILYLAEVFLSPFGLLFSYLLTIVESVSPVFSSLWELLLVPIRFLLVLANYTVASLFYKAYYVLRDFWQSASSVTRFTSGAKPGGRSLWKDLLSQVFRATRSIINGFIIFFSSCNRHRLSIYNHVTAFLRRLYRLLRLTPYACSCRRAQKMEHHYHMVESEECDFCK
- the LOC131246834 gene encoding uncharacterized protein LOC131246834 isoform X2, with the protein product METLPDVYPLTSLQIGDIQSYLSRIFLYFAPVSNKLLILVDNRPWFMNKHPKSTKLWKLMVAKYRMSPFLITRVQCMNQNSGSNTATNDHLKSTSTKHEKLARWFSVIDAKKWQENSLFPLMDLSKALHGFIVFEVTWKDVRGINFLNELQADTSLALEVKTMKKWEFNSIEQSLSCISSWFSGTVSETQSLLHNLKLLSNMDAPLTCHQDLSLVSKERLSHVTSQFESFPENMFFDVQECAPEANDHGDDRKSCNTDCHPQDYLDPVNKPYHDSVSMPGDCEQKKSVKGMDSKEESNINFAQLLDTLLLFRFHDSNIHSKLRKIITSDLRLLALLESGLPSWVIFLQSYPILCKSYRPWMPPLARTLYTLISLVTVIIGFYDLYKNVPLLKATAASLCGPLFDWIEKWEMISRIRYLGTMLFLQNFERSVKWFLMVGHVIRPAISLLTKPLMGPVMEVVELISPVWCMFAKMGRLCFSTARVVLGSSYSTILYLAEVFLSPFGLLFSYLLTIVASLFYKAYYVLRDFWQSASSVTRFTSGAKPGGRSLWKDLLSQVFRATRSIINGFIIFFSSCNRHRLSIYNHVTAFLRRLYRLLRLTPYACSCRRAQKMEHHYHMVESEECDFCK
- the LOC131246834 gene encoding uncharacterized protein LOC131246834 isoform X4; the encoded protein is METLPDVYPLTSLQIGDIQSYLSRIFLYFAPVSNKLLILVDNRPWFMNKHPKSTKLWKLMVAKYRMSPFLITRVQCMNQNSGSNTATNDHLKSTSTKHEKLARWFSVIDAKKWQENSLFPLMDLSKALHGFIVFEVTWKDVRGINFLNELQADTSLALEVKTMKKWEFNSIEQSLSCISSWFSGTVSETQSLLHNLKLLSNMDAPLTCHQDLSLVSKERLSHVTSQFESFPENMFFDVQECAPEANDHGDDRKSCNTDCHPQDYLDPVNKPYHDSVSMPGDCEQKKSVKGMDSKEESNINFAQLLDTLLLFRFHDSNIHSKLRKIITSDLRLLALLESGLPSWVIFLQSYPILCKSYRPWMPPLARTLYTLISLVTVIIGFYDLYKNVPLLKATAASLCGPLFDWIEKWEMISRIRYLGTMLFLQNFERSVKWFLMVGHVIRPAISLLTKPLMGPVMEVVELISPVWCMFAKMGRLCFSTARVVLGSSYSTILYLAEVFLSPFGLLFSYLLTIGVSGHSKYHKWFHYFLLIMQQAQVKHIQPCYCIPSSTLPASPLDPICMFMSESTEDGAPLSHGGIRGM
- the LOC131246834 gene encoding uncharacterized protein LOC131246834 isoform X5, which translates into the protein METLPDVYPLTSLQIGDIQSYLSRIFLYFAPVSNKLLILVDNRPWFMNKHPKSTKLWKLMVAKADTSLALEVKTMKKWEFNSIEQSLSCISSWFSGTVSETQSLLHNLKLLSNMDAPLTCHQDLSLVSKERLSHVTSQFESFPENMFFDVQECAPEANDHGDDRKSCNTDCHPQDYLDPVNKPYHDSVSMPGDCEQKKSVKGMDSKEESNINFAQLLDTLLLFRFHDSNIHSKLRKIITSDLRLLALLESGLPSWVIFLQSYPILCKSYRPWMPPLARTLYTLISLVTVIIGFYDLYKNVPLLKATAASLCGPLFDWIEKWEMISRIRYLGTMLFLQNFERSVKWFLMVGHVIRPAISLLTKPLMGPVMEVVELISPVWCMFAKMGRLCFSTARVVLGSSYSTILYLAEVFLSPFGLLFSYLLTIVESVSPVFSSLWELLLVPIRFLLVLANYTVASLFYKAYYVLRDFWQSASSVTRFTSGAKPGGRSLWKDLLSQVFRATRSIINGFIIFFSSCNRHRLSIYNHVTAFLRRLYRLLRLTPYACSCRRAQKMEHHYHMVESEECDFCK
- the LOC131246834 gene encoding uncharacterized protein LOC131246834 isoform X3 — protein: MSPFLITRVQCMNQNSGSNTATNDHLKSTSTKHEKLARWFSVIDAKKWQENSLFPLMDLSKALHGFIVFEVTWKDVRGINFLNELQADTSLALEVKTMKKWEFNSIEQSLSCISSWFSGTVSETQSLLHNLKLLSNMDAPLTCHQDLSLVSKERLSHVTSQFESFPENMFFDVQECAPEANDHGDDRKSCNTDCHPQDYLDPVNKPYHDSVSMPGDCEQKKSVKGMDSKEESNINFAQLLDTLLLFRFHDSNIHSKLRKIITSDLRLLALLESGLPSWVIFLQSYPILCKSYRPWMPPLARTLYTLISLVTVIIGFYDLYKNVPLLKATAASLCGPLFDWIEKWEMISRIRYLGTMLFLQNFERSVKWFLMVGHVIRPAISLLTKPLMGPVMEVVELISPVWCMFAKMGRLCFSTARVVLGSSYSTILYLAEVFLSPFGLLFSYLLTIVESVSPVFSSLWELLLVPIRFLLVLANYTVASLFYKAYYVLRDFWQSASSVTRFTSGAKPGGRSLWKDLLSQVFRATRSIINGFIIFFSSCNRHRLSIYNHVTAFLRRLYRLLRLTPYACSCRRAQKMEHHYHMVESEECDFCK